From Panthera tigris isolate Pti1 chromosome B4, P.tigris_Pti1_mat1.1, whole genome shotgun sequence:
CAAGAACTGCCGATGATATTACCCCTCTGAGTAGTCAAACCAAGAGTGGCACGGTTCCTTTATCGCGTGATGAAAGCCTCCATTCCAGCGGATCCCTTTTCTTTGATTGTTGTGACTCATTTTATCAGCATGCTATGAATGAGTTAGATGTGAGGTAGATCGTGACGTAGGAAGGAGACAAACCGAAAATCGATAGCGCTTCGTTCACCAAAACCAGGAGGTAAATGTCTTTAGAAATGTCAAGTCGGCAaatgatgataaaataaatgtatttggtcACACACAGTTATATCAACTTCTTTTGACACCGTACGTCCTGAAATCAGTTACTTTTAGCTTCCATGGAGTAATTACAAAGAAAGACTTTGTTCCAAAGTGTATATCCGATCGCCGATAGGCCTTTGGTGGTAAAACTGCTTGAATCGTGATTCCCTGAAAGCTCAGGGAGCAATATGAAATGTGCTTCTGGCTCTGCAGAGTCACCCCTGTAGGACTGGCTCTGCACAAGTCTGTAGGGACAAGGAACAAGATTTGTGTTTATCATGTGCTGTCGTCCAGTGACCCCTCTGGGCATCCTCTTACCCTTTCAGCTCTGTAGTcccaccctctcctctgcccaccctctcctctgccccatctAAGGGAGTGGGAGGTGATTTTCaatcactttaattttaatttttttaagtccttattcattttggagagagagagacacatagagggtgagtgggggaggagcagagagagagggagacacagaatcccaagcaggctccaggcgctgaactgacagcacggagcctgatgcggggctcgaactcacggaccatgagatcatgacctgagctcaagtcagacgcttaaccgaccgagctacacaggtgcccctaatcaccttaatttgaaaatattcacaCACGAAGGGCTGTGATTTTTTCTGCAACAGTGGACACACTTTTAAAACACAAGTTTTGCTCTGGAGCAGCCCTTTGTCACCAGGTGGACACAGACATCGTTAAGTGGTGAGAACGTTCCCATGTCACAACAGTTGACCTCGATTCTCCGTACAACCAGCATACGGTGACAGcccagagaacagagagaaatcaTTTATCCGTGGGGAGTGAGGGGGGTGGCATGCGTTCCGGGATAGCCCACAGATTTTCATTTATGTGATTGCTTTATGGCAAGAAATGTTTcgcttccaccccaccccccctctctaCTACCAAATCCGAGTGCCCAAACACTGCTCTGGAGGAAGAAAATCTTACACAATTCTAATGAGATCATTAAAGAAGATGAGGTCTGTGAATCTGCTTCATAGTGACAAAATAACAGCTAACGTTTATCGGGtctttgctgtgtgccaggccctgttctaagctCTTAACGTGTCTAAACCATTTCCTCTTCACAACTACCCTATAAGGAAGGTAATGTTATCCCCACCTGAtggatgaggaaatagaggccaAGAGCCCCCAGATTACACACTTACCGAGTGCCCTGGGTCTGCTTCGCTCTGATGCCTGTGTTCATTCCATTGCAGCATGAATGAGCTAACCaaataacatttttgttaatGTGTCTTGTGCACATTAATTCCTGGAAACAGGACCAAAGATGGGGCAATGAGAAGAACTGGGGAGACCAGGACCCCTGACTGGGGTACAGGATGGCAGGTGCCCGGCAAGCCTGCTCACAGTTTTTCTGCCTCACGGCACTTGAAaatcgaaacaaacaaacaaaacggtCAGAGATAACTTTTGAGATACCGCTGTATGTCTGGAACTCATCATACTAAAAACTCACACTAATTCGGACTGCCTTAACCCACTAGAGATCGTTGACGGCCTCAGAACGAATGGACTTGGCATGAAGAAAATCCCCCAGCCTGGGAGAAGTGTGGGCTCGGAGTCAGACACTGGCTTCTGAGAGCAGAAGCGCTGGCTGTCACCCCCTTGGGAACCAGCCCTTTGGCTCCCTTGGAGCTGGCCCCTCAGGATAGCTGCTGAATAGGCACCCGGGTAGATAAAGTTTTTAGCTGATCCAGCCGTCCTCTTACTGGTTGCtgtaaaaacttccctaattctCTAGTCTTACTGGAACCGTGATGATGAGATTAAGGTGTCAGGGAGGCCATTGGCTAGGGTTTGACATCTGTGTTAATCCTGTAATGCTTACCGGAGCCAGAGAGCACAATggggttggtgtgtgtgtgcacgcgggCTCTGGATCCCGACcatctgggttcagatcccagctcccCTGTTTACCGGCTGTGTGAGTTtaagcaagttgcttaacttcctTGTCTCTCCGTTTCCAGCTGTAAAAGAAGGATAATGGCAATACCCGTTGAATATGGTTGATTTAAGAAAAGAATCAAGTTAGTATGGCAAATGCCCTTAGAACAAGAGCtgtcactcagtaaatgttactcATTGCCATTATTGGATATTTCTTACCACTGTTTGGTTGGGGTTTTTTCTTCCGCCTAAAAAACATTTCATTGTGATTAAATACGCATAATatcatcttagccatttttaaaaatttttttttggcatttactcatttttgaaaggcagtgagagacagagcatcaatggaggagggggagagagagagtgagacacggaaacagaagcaggctccgagctgttagcacggagcctgactcagggctcgaacccacgggccgcgagatgatgatgacctgagccgaaatgggccgcttaaccgactgatccacccaggagcccctcatcttagccatttttaagccATTCTAAGCCATTTTGCATACAGTCGGGTAGCGTAAGCATGTTCACATTGCTGTGCAATGGTCggggtttttgtttctcttacctcCAATCCCAGCCGTCCTAATCATTTCAGTGATTGTGACTAAACACACTGTGTGCGGACACCGGGTTTGTGCATCCCGGACACAGGGAGGGCCTTGCTGCCTCCCCGCGCCCTGATAACAGAATTCCTTCACAGGCACACCAGGCCCCCTGCGTTACATCCTAtgggaaaatacatttcaaacacCAACCCCAGTTGCTCGCAGGGCACAGCCTGTTTTGAAAATGAGTGGTGCTCATATTTTGTTACCTCACCGTAGCAGGCACAGGGTCGGTCCTCCGTGACCCCGTTGGGACCCTTCCAGCTGTCTCCTCTCACATTTAAGCACCTCAAGGTTAACCTCTTGTGCCCCTTTCAATTCTGTGATTCTTGGGTCTGGCTGGAGACAATGAGGTCCCCCCAGAGGAAGACCAGCAAATCTTGACTTCCTGTTGTCCCCTCGGGACACCAGGGAACACCTTTTCCCCTTGGCCTCCTCATTCCCACTCTCCTCTTAACTCCTCCTCCCCCCTGTCTAGGGCCCCTTTGTCCTGCTTTGCTTCCTATGTTTCAGAGGCTGGGGCAGTGTGACCTTTTACCCTCTGACCCTTGTCCTGTGATGGAACATTTGATTGTGACGGGAGAGTGTGGAGCCCTGGCGTGGTGCACAGAGCCTCTTCATCTGTCTAGACCATCAGTCTCCTTCAGAGAGGGCCCGCTCACCTTCCCCGCCTCCTCTGGCGTCCTCCAGTCATGTGGAGGCTGCCCGTAGCCAGGGGCTAGCTGGCTCTATTAAACCAGAAACTTCAGCGCAAGAGATCCATAATATGCATGACTAACTCTCCCCAGGTACCCGGGAAGTTTTCAAGAAACTTCCTCTTAGCCCTGGGGAAGTGCTCTCTGAGCACTTTGAGATAAGGGGACTGGGGCGGTTGGGGTTCACCTCCAGAGCAGGAAGCCCTCTGTTATCTTGCTCTTTCCCCTCTCCAGCACTCTGACTTATCTCTGTGCCACCCTGACCCCCTCCCTATAAATGATTCACAGGGTTTACCCCCACATGTCTAATTGGCTCATTTGAAACCTGACCCCGCTGGTTTCTTCATTCACTTCTTTTGTGCGGCTTTACTGAGACTGAGGCTGGCAGACTGGCTCTGTGCCGTCTGTGCTGAGCCACTGGCAGAGGCTAGCCTGTTTGGAGGCTGTCCCGCCCACAGGAAATAAAGATGAAACCTCAGAGTCCTGCAATTCACCTGCCTTGAGTTTTCTGGGAGCTCACGTAGGACTCATTGTTTACGACCTCACGCATCTGCGCATCATACGCTCCAAACTTCTGGTTTTCTTCTCAGGCCCTTTAGTGACAGTTGCAACTTGCGAGGTGAATAGACTGAAATGGGCAGGTGGAAGTCAGTGGAATATCTCAGTGGGACCTCTTGGAAAAGGAAGGGGCAGGTGGTggcagcggggcggggggcgATGTGTTAGTATGCTATGTCCACcaaaacaaagtaccacaaattgggtggcttaaacaacggatttattgtctcacagttctggaggctagaagtccaagatcaaggtgaggGCAGGAtcggttccttctgagggctgggagggagaggctgttctgtgcctctctcttagcttctggtggtCTGCTGGCCACCTTGGGTATTCCTTGACTGGTAGATCTCTGCCTTCAACATCACCTGGCATGCACCCTGTGCACATTGACTCATAATTCAGCACCCATAGcctttgcttgtgtttttttatgtgtctctttTCTCCATTAGACTATTATATCCTTGAGAGCAAGGACCACTTTTCCTTACTCTTTCATCCAAGACTCTACTTGAAATACGGTTGGCATCACTGAAGGTTATGTGGTTCAACGCATAGTTTGTAATCACTGTGTGGCAAAACCGTCCCCCTCCGTTCATGTAATCTGTGCCTGTCTATGTGTCCAAATTCTCCTTTTCataagggcaccagtcatatTGTATTAGAGAACCCCCCATTCTAATATGACTTTATCTTAAGTGATGACATCTGCAAcgaccctatttctaaataaggtcacattctgaggcagtAGGGGTTgggacttcaatatatgaattgaAGGGTATGGGAGAAGAGGCAGGCAGCACAGTTCAACCCATAGCAAGGGGTGACAGACCCTAAGCGTGTGTAGGAAATCTATTTTGAATTGCACCTGAAGACCAAGAGCATTTAATCTCTATAGCTCTTCGTATCATTTGTGGTTCCCACTAATCTTTTACAAAGTCATGCTGGGAAGTGGTTCCTTTCAGGAGAATGTGGAACACAGTGGACTGAGGCTGATTGAGTAAGTCACCTGCTGGGCCTGTTGATTTGCATCTCACTGACTAGCTTCTCTTATCGCTGCCCATGGCCTTGGGAAAGCATAGTGGTGGAAATGTCATCCTGGTGTGTGAGATACAAGCTCCAGCCTTTGCTCTACCCTGGAAATTTCCTACTTAAAgcccatgactttttttttttttttatgtttattcacttttttgagagacagagtgtaagcagagcaggggcagagagagagggagacacagaatccgaaacgggctccagtctccgagctgttagcacagagcccgacatggggctcaaactcactaaccgtgagatcgtgacctgagccaaagtcgatgcttaaccgactgagccacccaggtgccgcaaagCCCATGACTTTTAACCAAAGGTGGTTTTTGTTGGTTTAAGTTTACTAGttattcattatttataacaTGATTAAATTGGGtcaaattttgatgaattttaaatGGACAAACTTTTCTAATGAGCacaaggaaagaagacaaaagaaatcagACCTTTTTTGTGCTCGTCACATTTAAAGTCTTAATTTATTTGGGCTGTTTGGGATTATTTGTACCTAAAAGAGGTCTGCGAAGAGAAAGGTTTGGGATTAGAAAACACTTTCAACCAGTATGGGTTCCCTACCAGTCCTTGGTcgtccctgcccccttccctccatGCCCACACTGACTAATTATGTGTGGCTTTCTTGCGCATTTCCCTCCCGTATCAAGACCTTCAGACCGAGGGCAATGTGGATAATTTCCCAGCTCTCCAGCTGGGCAGTTCACCAAGAACAAACCCAGACATCAAGGCCAGACCAAAAAAAATCTTCTTGTTTTAGACAGAAGACTCCTACATCTGGGGGATTTAATGCACCCACTGTCCGCTCAGTGCATTTCCTGTGTCCGGAGCTTCTCTGCCTGCCGGCTCTGGTCTCAGAAGTTTCCATCCCCTGCTGCCAACTTGTAATAACAGGGGCAGCAGGCGGCAGGGTAGGAGCGTCATAGCCTACTCCATACGTGGGCGCATGCTTTGCAAACTGAAACAAAGCTTGGAAGGTCTTATTGCAGGACTTTTGGCCTTGACAGTGGTTGTGCCCAGACCACCAGGAGCCTGGAATTAAATACCCTTGGATCCAGTTCTCTACCATTAATGTTATCAACTTCATCAAGTACTTCCTCTTTGAGTGGTGTctgcagagaaataaataaatcaagctCCTCCAAGTCCTGTTCCTGCCTGGACCCAGAGTCAAAAGTACAATCTGAGTTGGATTATCCAGAGCACTGTCTCCCTCCTTCATTGTTCCCAAAGATCTGGGCAGGAACGGAGAGTGAAATCTCTCCAGGACATTACATCAGTTCCTCTTTTACCCTTGGCATGAAAATTCTTCCTCTCATAGTCCACCCAGACTTCCTAAGGCTTGCCCCGAGCTCACACCCATACGCTGATCCTTGAAGCCCAAGACATCAAAGAAAGCCTGCAGGTGACCAGACTACTGGCCAACGcctgtttctgttttgaaatttgtAAGACAGGAAATGGACTCAGGAAATAGGATTTTTCAGTACACGGTCTTCATCATCCTTAGGTATTGTTAAACCTTAATAAGCTtttaaggaaagggagaaaatggcaTTGAGAAGAAAATGCACAAAACTTCGAAATGCAACCGTTTTAAGTAGTTGCTTATCATGATCGTGTTCtgtgacagagaagagagaaattcaTTTTTGTGGACAGCAGAGTTGAGATCCTTATTAGCTATGAAAGGAAAATCTGCCTCATCCCCAAAAGATGGCAGGTCATTTTATCACGCTAATAATCTCAGCCATTAAAATTAActccgtggggggggggggtgcgcctgggtggctcagtcggttgagcgtcggactttggctcaggtcatgatctcgccatttgtgagttcgagccccacattgggctctgtgctgacagctcggagcctggagcctgcttcggattctgtctctcctcctctctctgcccctcccctggtcatgctctgtctctctgtctctcaataataaataaacgttaaaaaaaaaaaaaatttaactccgTGGGCCTAATCAGTTAAGTACCCTGTAAGCATGTATTTGCATTTGGGTTAAAGTGAAGAATTTAGTACTTGTTATCCCAACATGTATCCTTGCAAGCTTGACTAAgtacttataaaaacaaaaaacaggggcacctgggtggcttggtcggttaagcatccgactcttggtttcaactcaggtcatgatctcatggtttcatgagttcgggccctgcatcaggctctgcactgccagaatcccttcttgggattctctctccctgtctctgtccctctcctacttgtgcggtctctgtctctctcaaaataaataaataaaactttaaaaaaaaaaaactttttatagtGGAAAATATCAAACTTACACAAAATTAGAATTAGTTAATGAGCCACCGTGTACCCATCACAAGCTCCATTAATCAATTCATGACCAGTCTTGTTTCTTCTGTGCCCCACCTACTCTCTGctttcaaattaatttcatttcaaattaatttaaagcAAATTCTGGAtataatttcatctgtaaatatagCAGTACAGGTCTGAAAAGATAAGGACCCTTTATGAAATCATAAACCCAAAACCATCACATCACCAGAAAACTAACAGTTCTTCAATATCATCAAATACCTTATTAATGTTCACATTTTTTCCAACTATGTCATAAATGTTTTTACCATTTCCTTGAATCAGAATCCAAGCAAGTGTCTATACATTGCAGATGGTTTATGTGTCTCTAAGTCTCTTTAAATCTTTAGGTCTCCATTCATATCTTTCTTGTGCACATACTtgagcgcgctctctctctctctctctctctctctctctctcttgggtgTTTAAAAGAAGTTATCCATAATTAGTATAACTTTCCCTGTGTACATAGTGTATCTTTTTCCCCGCTTCTGGTTGCTTTggggattttctctttatctttgatttttagcagtttgactatgatatgcctggATGTAActtttgtatttatcctgcttgctATTTGCTGAGCATCTCGGTCTTTaagtttgctgttgttgttgctacCAAATTTGGGAGCCATTTggtcattattctttttcttttttttttttttttttttttcttttggcttcattctttctgttctctctttggATTCCAATTACATATCCATTAGACCATTTAATATTGTTCCACAGGTCACTGAGgatccatttgtttatttggttttgtttttaacttttattgatCTGTCTTCAAATTTATGAACCCTTCCTTCTGTTATCTCTAATCTGttgttaagtccatccggtccaatctttcatatactgtatttttcagtactcggatctttttttttatagtttccatttctcttctgaaATTCTCTATCTGTTATATCTCATTATGACCATCATTTCCTTCAAGTGCTTACCCTTAAATTTCTCAATATCCTTTAAGGTTCTTTTTTGCTAATACTAACATCTAGATTATCTCAGAGTCTTTTTCTGTTGACTGCCTTTCCTGTTGATTATGggtcacatttttctgttttgttttgttttcacatatcCAGAACATCTTTATTGAATACTGGACATTACACGTGATACATTGTAGAGACTCTAGATTATGTTACATTCCTCTGAAGAATGTTGATTTTTGTTCCAGCAGGTAAATGACTAGCCAGTCACTTTGAATTTGTGGAGACTTGGTCCTGCATTTGGTTGGGGCAGATCCATTTCAGTTTTGCCTTTAGCCCTCAAAAAAATCTCTTTGTTCTGGAGCATAGTCCTTACTCCTAAGGTGTGGCCGTTCTGGGCTAATAAACAGCCTGAGGTGTTTACAGAACCTTTGTTGCTAGGACTCAAATTCTGAATTCTGTCTCCAATACAGGGGCCAGTAACTGACATTCCTGCTCTTATCTTTCAGCCGTACAGCTGTTGCTTTCCACTGAGCTCTTTAGAGCTCCCCCTGCACATGCGCTGTTCAGGAGCACATGTTAAGGATTTGAGGGAACTTTATGTGCCAATTTAGCGGCTGCTCCCCCTGAGGCTCTCTCCTTTATGGGTTTGCTTTCTCAATTTTTTGCCATTCGGGAAACTCCACACTCTGTTCCCTGACAGATTACACAACTTCCGGTTCATTTTCTACCGGCCCCCTGCTAACGTGAACTGGGGAGGACCCTCAGGGCTACGTAAATTTGGATCTCACCTGTGCAGTTCTCTTCCTTCCAGAGTGAAACCCCCTTCAGTGTTCTCCAGTACCTTCAAATAGCTTTTATAAATGTTCCGTCATTTCTATATGTAGGAACGTTAGTTGGGTACAAGCCACTCTGTCATCCGTCAGACTGGAATCGCCTTCTCCTTTATTACAGAAAGGTGCTGGCCTACCAAATACTTCGCCTGCCTTCGCATACCTAATCATAGAGCCTGAAGACCAGGCCTTAGGAGAATATTGACACACCCCTCATTCTGTTTTATAGCTGTGTAGTCCTCCATTGTTTACAGATAGAGTATAATTTATTAAGCCAGTCTCCTACTGATAGCTGTTCGAGCGAGTAAGCACTTTTAGATGCATGGCAGCAGGCTACGTGTTAGTTACGAAATAAACCCTTTGCCTGCAAGCAGGTGATCTTTCAGTGATCGTGaacaatatttcttttgttcactgTCTCCTATAACAGATCTAGAGGCATCCCCATTTTTCTGTTAATCCTTTGTAACACTGGGACCACCAAGTTTTGGCCACCACCTTAGTCTCTGTCTACTAACCCTATCAGATCCCTAGATCCCCTTTATACGTTCTTCCTATAGATATTACCATAATGGACAAAGGAGACATCTTTGACTTGCTTGACTTAGAATCATGGGCAAATCTCTGACCACAGCAAGGACCTGAAAGCGTGTGCATCCTTTTGGTGCAACAGCTCTGGGAACAGAGGCGGCCAGAGAAACCTCACGAAGATGAGTTTGAGGCACTGTAGCAAGTTCCGTTTTTGTAGGCAGATTTTTGTTCCTTCCCTCCCCTAAGCAGGTGCTCCTAAAGCCACACATAGGCTGGTCCATCCCTCAACCCAGCCCACAGGACTACTTCTGTTGCTGAGCTATGTATTCTTCTGATGTTGTCCCTGCTCTCAAGTATCACCAGCTTGGAAGTTCaaaggggatggggtggaggcaCTGTTGGGGTGCccatccctccttttccttccttaccTCTACCTGTCTATGAGCATTCATAGGGTCTGTGCACTCAGAAACAAAatgatcctggggcgcctgggtggctcagtcagttaagcgtccaacttcggctcaggcgatgatctcgcggtttgtcagttcgagccccacatctagttctgtgctgacagcttcggattctgtgtctccctctctctctgcccctccactgcttgcactctgtgtctctctctttctctcaaaaatagataatcattaaaaattaaaaaaaaaaagaaagatcccaaatcTTCTTTCAAGATTGTCATTCTGTAAATCAGACCCACTGTCCATGCTTAGAGCAGGTTTTGATACTTTCCCCCCTGGTTTCTGTATAGCAAAGTGGCAGGAATTATAATGGGTACCTGCCAGAGTATTTACCAGAGTCTGGGTCTAATTCCCTGTCTGTGTGTCTTTAAGTTGCTGAACCTCTGTATGCCTCCTTTTTatcacctgtaaaataggaataatggtATTAGCATCTCCTACTTAGGAGTGTTATACATTTTAAACTGTATAACCCAGTACCAAGGATATAGTAACTGCTTTAGCAGTAGGATAATAGTGTCATTATCATTAACACCAACAACAATGCCCCGGAGGTAGAGAATACATACATTTAGTAATGAAAATGTAAGCCCGTGAAAGTATCTGGAAAGCAACCCTTAAGGAATCCAAAAGCCACATCCAAGAGTCAAGTAACAAAAAGCTAAAGAACACAAATTTGGCTTCCTTGTGTTTATAAGCTACTAGTAAGTGATTAATGGAAAGCTTGTGGTCATTCTTAGCCTGTCTAGTGTAGGAAAAGAATTTCAAGTATGTgcactttgttttaattttttttaatgtttatttattatttttgagagagagaaagagagagcaggagaggggcagagagacaagagggagatacagaatccgaagcaggctccagactctgagctgtcagcactgaccccgatgcggggctcgaacccacaaaccatgagatcatgatctgagccaaagtcggatgcttaaccggctgagccacccaggtgcccttttcattgtttttttaagcagcaaaaaagacatttcatatCCAGGGACGAAAGGTGCTGCCCAGCACACACACGGGCTCCAGTGCTCACTACCTTTATAACCACAGCAGGCTCCCTCTCCAGACAACTCACCGGGGTCAGTGAtggtctcttcctctgctccacaGATAATTGTGTCCAGAGGACCCCGAGGCCTCCAGTGGAGAACGTGCACCACAACCCCCCCACCATTGAACTGTTGCACCGGTCTAGATCACCTGTCACAGCCAATCACCGGCCTTCTCCCGACCCCGAGCAGCGGCCCCTCCGGTCCCCCCTGGACAACATGATCCGCCGCCTCTCCCCGGCCGAGAGGGCCCAGGGGCCGAGGCTCCACCAGGAGAACAACCACCAGGAGTCCTACCCCCTGTCAGTCTCTCCCATGGAGAATAACCACTGCCCGCCGTCCTCTGAGCCCCACCAGAAGCCATCGAGCCCCCGGCAGGAGAGCACACGCGTGATCCAGCTGATGCCCAGTCCCATCATGCACCCTTTGATCCTGAACCCCCGGCACTCCGTGGATTTCAAACAGTCCAGGCTCTCCGAGGACGGGCTGCATAGGGAAGGCAAGCCCATCAACCTGTCCCATCGGGAAGACCTGGCGTACATGAACCACATCATGGTCTCTGTCTCCCCGCCCGAGGAGCACGCCATGCCCATTGGGAGAATAGCAGGTAGGTGAGCGCCGCCCCCCTCACGACCACTCCAGCCTCAGGGGAGACCTGACAAGCCCCGCTGTCTCCCCAGCTTTGCAGCTGGCCTCACATGGGTTCCCAATTAGGCGCCCTCGAAGGTTCTGTGAGGGCAAGCAGAGGCTTCTGCCTGAATGAAGTGAAATCCCTAATGGGCTAGTTAATGAGCCGCTGGGATGGAGTAGTTAATGAGCCTCAGAAATGTTAAGAAACAAATGTCCTACGTCCAGCTTACAAGGAGAGTCACATCAGAATCATGGCTAAgcgaaaacatttaaaataaaaggtttatgaGCATGCTAATGGCCCTGTCTTGAAGTTTCCAGCAGCTAATTAATGACCAGACACAGCATAAAGAACCTTTGTCTCAGATTCAGACCTGTAATTCTGTCCCGTGGGCAGTAACTCAATGTAGCCTTCACCTTgggagaaggtgggagagaaaaACACGATTATGGTATTGGAGGCAGATGTTCCTGGGTCGTTTGGACAGAGGAAACCACTCCcgaattcttcttcttttatgaTGACAAGCCCAAATTTGCTTCCCTCAGACAAGAAACGAGTGGAAACCAGTGGGAAAAATCTACACATTGTGTTGTGCTCGTCTGCCCGTAATTTACATGAAGTCATCCCCCAGACACTTGTTCCTCCAGCCACTTGGCAAGGGCAGCTCTTTTCCGAGAGCATCTCTCTTCAGGAGACagttgttgagcacctactatgcacagATAAATGCGTCAGGAAGTAGGGGGACACAGAGCTGATGGAACAGTTGTCTCCTCAAGGAATTTAATATTTACTGGC
This genomic window contains:
- the ETV6 gene encoding transcription factor ETV6 isoform X5, whose product is MNGKALLLLTKEDFRYRSPHSGDVLYELLQHILKQRKPRILFSPFFHPGNSIHTQPEVLLHQNHEEDNCVQRTPRPPVENVHHNPPTIELLHRSRSPVTANHRPSPDPEQRPLRSPLDNMIRRLSPAERAQGPRLHQENNHQESYPLSVSPMENNHCPPSSEPHQKPSSPRQESTRVIQLMPSPIMHPLILNPRHSVDFKQSRLSEDGLHREGKPINLSHREDLAYMNHIMVSVSPPEEHAMPIGRIADCRLLWDYVYQLLSDSRYENFIRWEDKESKIFRIVDPNGLARLWGNHKNRTNMTYEKMSRALRHYYKLNIIRKEPGQRLLFRFMKTPDEIMSGRTDRLEHLESQELDEQIYQEDEC